The Croceicoccus marinus genome contains a region encoding:
- a CDS encoding argininosuccinate synthase: MTDKSDIKKVVLAYSGGLDTSVILKWLQVTYDCEVVTFTADLGQGEELEPARHKAKLMGLPDENIYIDDLREEFVRDFVFPMMRANARYEGDYLLGTSIARPLISKRLIEIARETGADAIAHGATGKGNDQVRFELSAYALDPDIRVIAPWREWDLTSRTALIAWAESHQIPVPKDKRGESPFSVDANLLHTSSEGKVLEDPWEETPDYVYSRTVDPEDAPDKPEYVEIGFEKGDGVSLNGEAMSPATLLTALNELGRKHGIGRLDLVENRFVGMKSRGMYETPGGTIYAAAHRGIEQITLDRGAAHLKDELMPKYAELIYNGFWFAPEREMLQAAIDLSQQKVTGTVRLKLYKGGVHLVGRKSPLSLYSEKHVTFEDDAGAYDQKDAAGFIHLNALRLKLLAKQGG, encoded by the coding sequence ATGACCGACAAGTCCGACATCAAGAAGGTCGTCCTCGCCTATTCGGGCGGTCTCGACACCTCCGTGATCCTGAAATGGCTGCAGGTGACCTATGACTGCGAGGTGGTGACCTTCACCGCCGACCTGGGCCAGGGCGAAGAGCTGGAGCCCGCGCGGCACAAGGCCAAGCTGATGGGCCTGCCGGACGAGAACATCTATATCGATGATCTGCGCGAGGAATTCGTGCGCGATTTCGTCTTCCCGATGATGCGCGCCAATGCCCGTTATGAAGGCGACTATCTGCTGGGCACGTCGATCGCGCGCCCGCTGATTTCCAAGCGCCTGATCGAGATCGCGCGCGAAACCGGCGCCGATGCCATCGCGCATGGTGCGACCGGCAAGGGCAACGACCAGGTGCGGTTTGAATTGTCGGCCTATGCGCTCGACCCCGATATCCGTGTGATCGCGCCGTGGCGCGAATGGGACCTGACCAGCCGCACCGCGCTGATCGCATGGGCCGAATCGCACCAGATCCCCGTACCCAAGGACAAGCGCGGCGAAAGCCCGTTCTCGGTCGATGCGAACCTCCTCCACACCTCGTCCGAGGGCAAGGTGCTGGAAGATCCGTGGGAAGAAACGCCCGACTATGTCTATTCGCGCACTGTCGATCCGGAGGACGCGCCTGACAAGCCCGAATATGTCGAGATCGGGTTCGAGAAGGGAGACGGCGTATCCTTGAACGGCGAGGCGATGAGCCCGGCGACGCTGCTGACAGCGCTCAACGAGCTGGGCCGCAAGCATGGCATCGGGCGGCTGGACCTGGTCGAAAATCGTTTCGTCGGCATGAAGTCGCGCGGCATGTACGAAACGCCGGGCGGCACGATCTATGCCGCCGCCCACCGCGGGATCGAGCAGATCACGCTGGACCGCGGCGCAGCCCATCTGAAGGATGAGCTGATGCCGAAATATGCGGAGCTGATCTACAACGGCTTCTGGTTCGCGCCCGAGCGCGAGATGTTGCAGGCCGCCATCGACCTGTCGCAGCAGAAGGTGACCGGCACCGTGCGACTGAAGCTCTACAAGGGCGGCGTGCATCTGGTGGGCCGCAAGAGCCCCCTGAGCCTCTATTCCGAAAAGCATGTGACGTTTGAGGACGATGCCGGCGCATACGACCAGAAGGATGCGGCAGGCTTCATCCACCTCAATGCGTTGCGGCTGAAACTGCTGGCCAAGCAGGGCGGATAA
- a CDS encoding SAM-dependent methyltransferase, giving the protein MPGAKRLLETLLAKAVKRGRLTVAYSDGSTRSFGTPDGIMPEVGIRFTDRKVPRDIVMDMRLGAAEAFMDGRLIVESGGGIMEMVELLQGNNHWDAGQRISPPRFRRRMADRLKFIATQFNKATSSKANVAHHYDIGNDLYRLMLDAPHMQYSCAYWPREGMTLEEAQTEKLAHIAAKLDLKPGQQVLDIGCGWGGMAIFLARHADVKVLGITLSEEQLALARQRAEAAGVADRVTFRLVDYRDLAAEGATFDRIVSVGMFEHVGQPQFETYFRCCARLMKEDGVALIHTIGRMGKPGTTDAFTRKYIFPGGYIPALSETVAASEKVRLIASDVETLRLHYALTLREWYRRCLDHRDEIVAMYDERFFRMWTFYLSGATAAFESGGMCNFQIQYVRSRHALPMHRDYMAEAERSIMADENAPVRKTALSSA; this is encoded by the coding sequence ATGCCCGGCGCCAAGCGTCTTCTTGAAACCCTGCTTGCCAAGGCGGTCAAACGCGGGCGGCTGACCGTGGCCTATTCCGACGGTTCGACCCGTTCCTTCGGCACGCCCGACGGCATCATGCCCGAGGTCGGGATCCGTTTCACCGACAGGAAGGTCCCGCGCGACATCGTGATGGACATGCGGCTGGGCGCGGCCGAAGCATTCATGGACGGCCGGCTGATCGTGGAGAGCGGAGGCGGGATCATGGAGATGGTCGAGCTGCTGCAGGGCAACAACCATTGGGACGCGGGGCAGCGCATCTCCCCTCCCCGCTTTCGCCGGCGCATGGCCGACCGGCTGAAATTCATCGCCACCCAGTTCAACAAGGCGACCAGTTCCAAGGCCAATGTCGCGCATCATTACGACATCGGGAACGACCTCTATCGGCTGATGCTGGATGCGCCGCACATGCAGTACAGCTGCGCGTACTGGCCGCGCGAGGGCATGACGCTGGAGGAAGCGCAGACCGAGAAGCTGGCCCATATCGCCGCCAAGCTGGACCTGAAGCCGGGACAGCAGGTGCTGGACATCGGCTGCGGCTGGGGCGGCATGGCGATCTTCCTTGCGCGCCATGCCGACGTGAAGGTTCTGGGCATCACGCTGAGCGAGGAGCAGCTGGCCCTCGCCCGCCAGCGCGCCGAGGCCGCCGGGGTCGCCGACCGCGTGACGTTCCGGCTGGTCGACTACCGCGACCTGGCGGCGGAAGGCGCGACATTCGACCGCATCGTGTCGGTCGGTATGTTCGAGCATGTCGGACAGCCGCAGTTCGAAACCTATTTCCGATGCTGCGCACGGCTGATGAAGGAAGACGGCGTCGCGCTGATCCACACCATCGGCCGCATGGGCAAGCCCGGCACGACCGATGCGTTCACCCGCAAGTATATCTTCCCCGGCGGCTATATCCCCGCCCTGTCAGAAACCGTCGCGGCGAGCGAGAAGGTGCGGTTGATCGCGTCGGACGTCGAGACTTTGCGCCTGCATTACGCGTTGACATTGCGCGAATGGTACAGGCGCTGCCTGGACCACAGGGACGAGATCGTCGCCATGTACGACGAGCGGTTCTTCCGCATGTGGACGTTCTACCTGTCGGGCGCGACCGCCGCGTTCGAAAGCGGCGGCATGTGCAATTTCCAGATCCAGTATGTCCGCAGCCGCCATGCACTGCCGATGCACCGCGACTATATGGCCGAGGCGGAGCGGTCGATCATGGCGGACGAGAACGCACCGGTCCGCAAGACGGCACTTTCTTCCGCCTGA
- a CDS encoding helix-turn-helix domain-containing protein, translated as MTGGRDGEGDAVPGHSPAACPAVTEVLSRVGDKWSMQVVMQLGYGSMRFNQLRREIDGISQRMLTRTLRGLERDGLVSRTVTPSVPPRVDYALTALGESLREPVSRLGDWAVANRDTVAEARAAYDLREEG; from the coding sequence GTGACCGGGGGCCGCGACGGCGAAGGCGATGCCGTGCCGGGCCATTCGCCCGCCGCATGCCCCGCCGTGACCGAGGTGTTGTCCCGCGTCGGCGACAAATGGTCGATGCAGGTCGTGATGCAGCTTGGCTATGGATCGATGCGCTTCAACCAGCTGAGGCGCGAGATAGACGGCATTTCGCAGCGCATGCTGACCCGCACGCTTCGCGGGCTGGAACGGGACGGCCTGGTAAGCCGCACGGTAACACCCAGCGTGCCGCCGCGCGTCGATTACGCGCTGACGGCGCTGGGCGAATCGCTGCGCGAGCCGGTCAGCCGACTGGGCGACTGGGCGGTGGCGAACAGGGACACCGTGGCCGAAGCGCGCGCCGCCTATGATTTGCGCGAAGAGGGTTAG
- a CDS encoding GNAT family N-acetyltransferase, whose protein sequence is MSISFRRATRDDLPAIVMLLADDVLGRSREIGGEPLDPRYVAGFEAVDADPRQTLVVAELDGDIVGTMQITILPGIGRLGAVRGQFESVHIAESLRGQGHGAAMIRWAMDHCREQGCAFVQLTSDRRRAGAHSFYEGLGFAPSHVGYKKFL, encoded by the coding sequence GTGAGCATTTCCTTCCGACGCGCCACGCGCGACGATCTTCCCGCGATCGTGATGCTGCTGGCCGACGACGTGCTGGGCCGCTCGCGCGAGATTGGCGGCGAGCCGCTGGATCCGCGCTATGTCGCCGGGTTCGAGGCGGTAGACGCAGATCCCCGGCAGACGCTGGTAGTGGCCGAACTGGACGGCGATATCGTCGGCACGATGCAGATCACCATCCTGCCCGGCATCGGGCGCCTGGGCGCGGTGCGCGGGCAATTTGAATCGGTGCATATCGCCGAAAGCCTGCGCGGACAGGGTCATGGCGCGGCGATGATCCGCTGGGCGATGGATCACTGCCGCGAACAGGGCTGCGCCTTCGTGCAGTTGACCAGCGACCGGCGCCGCGCCGGCGCGCACAGCTTTTACGAAGGGCTGGGATTCGCGCCCAGCCATGTCGGCTACAAAAAGTTCCTCTAA
- a CDS encoding GreA/GreB family elongation factor, producing the protein MKPTGNPVTPQGFAAMRARYDVLLGKDRPEIVEIISWAAGNGDRSENGDYIYGRKKLREIDRELSRLARRMKAARVVDPAEQPDKERVYFGATVTIADEDDEHRTLTIVGDDEADAGANRIGWGSPLARALRGASPGDLRTVRLPAGDKEWEVVGIAYG; encoded by the coding sequence ATGAAACCGACCGGAAACCCCGTCACGCCGCAGGGCTTTGCCGCGATGCGCGCACGCTATGACGTGCTGTTGGGCAAGGACCGGCCCGAAATCGTCGAGATCATCAGCTGGGCTGCGGGCAACGGCGACCGCAGCGAGAACGGCGACTATATCTATGGCCGCAAGAAACTGCGCGAGATCGACCGCGAGCTGTCCCGCCTCGCCCGCAGGATGAAGGCCGCGCGCGTGGTCGATCCGGCGGAGCAGCCCGACAAGGAGCGGGTCTATTTCGGTGCCACCGTCACCATCGCGGACGAGGACGACGAACATCGCACCCTGACCATCGTCGGCGACGACGAGGCGGATGCGGGCGCCAACCGGATCGGCTGGGGCAGCCCCCTCGCCCGGGCCTTGCGCGGCGCATCGCCGGGCGATCTGCGGACCGTGCGCCTGCCCGCGGGCGACAAGGAATGGGAAGTGGTCGGGATCGCCTATGGCTAG
- a CDS encoding FMN-dependent NADH-azoreductase, translating into MKILRIDSSTTGASSVTREMTGLIMEKLKADNPDAEVVTRDLGVEPLAHLNPITTGAIRMGEDDWTDDMKAAAPPEKAILDEFLSADVVVIGAPMYNFTIPSALKSWIDRLGVPRVTFRYSEDGPEGLVDGHRIIVASGRGGSYGDDSPADYQEGLLKTFFNFIGVTDITIIRAEGVGMPGGREKAMAAAKEQIAKL; encoded by the coding sequence ATGAAAATCCTGAGAATTGATTCCAGCACCACAGGCGCAAGTTCCGTCACGCGCGAGATGACCGGCCTGATCATGGAAAAGCTGAAAGCCGATAATCCCGATGCCGAAGTCGTCACCCGCGACCTGGGTGTCGAGCCGCTGGCCCACCTCAACCCCATCACCACCGGCGCGATCCGCATGGGCGAGGATGACTGGACCGACGACATGAAGGCCGCCGCTCCGCCCGAAAAGGCCATCCTGGACGAATTCCTGTCCGCCGATGTCGTGGTGATCGGTGCGCCGATGTATAATTTCACGATTCCCTCGGCGCTCAAGTCGTGGATCGACCGGCTGGGCGTGCCGCGCGTCACCTTCCGCTATTCGGAAGACGGGCCCGAGGGTCTGGTCGACGGGCACCGCATCATCGTCGCATCGGGCCGCGGCGGCAGCTATGGCGACGACAGCCCCGCCGATTATCAGGAAGGCCTGCTGAAGACCTTCTTCAACTTCATCGGCGTGACCGACATCACGATCATCCGGGCCGAAGGCGTCGGCATGCCCGGTGGCCGCGAAAAGGCTATGGCCGCCGCGAAGGAACAGATCGCCAAGCTGTAA
- a CDS encoding lytic transglycosylase domain-containing protein, with translation MLALTASPACAEENTAVQQQSPQSFGTIQWKPGDWERARARHLAVRPGPMAYAVTRWQQLKQQPNPSFTEVSNFITQYPGLPDQESLQEKAEGRLDGEYVDAARLVTFFDTHPPLTGQGQAQYALALRAMGRPQAIDAARRAWRAGAMSPTAEASLSAMFGGAFTMADHVARVDELLWQNEGEAAARQMRYITGPERSLMMARLAAAQGSDPTALGLQVPAAAAGDAGWIFNRARQLRTSGQQAAARSFIVNSPALSQLPGDPLLFVREMRYQADSALESGDIGSAVRIAQRADAAFAPGTDVSKLSGPIRDEYEKLFYNVGDAAMRRGDNASAARMFATYGASQLTAPARTKGFYFAGVAAQKAGMADFSRAEFEKAAAYPDQFYGQMALERLGRPLKIPAGRLGSPTAEQRAEFQRRPLVQAVREVGRTGDWRTGVAFFKELGRQAETPEEYALIAELAYETGRRDLAVIAGREASTKQVYGFSPYGFPRIDVPAGGDWTMIHAIARQESQFATDAVSHAGARGLMQLMPGTAQEQAGKMYLSYNSGSLISDPQYNIRLGSGYFSRMMDVFGGSYPLAIAAYNAGPGNVGKWLRANGDPRTGQIGWVEWIEAIPFSETRRYVARVLENAAYYDALYPDAGKRSGDYPLSYYMGKQPGR, from the coding sequence TTGCTCGCGCTGACCGCATCGCCCGCCTGCGCAGAGGAAAACACCGCTGTCCAGCAGCAGTCTCCGCAAAGCTTCGGCACCATCCAGTGGAAGCCCGGCGACTGGGAAAGGGCCCGCGCGCGGCATCTTGCGGTGCGGCCCGGCCCGATGGCCTATGCGGTCACGCGCTGGCAGCAGCTGAAGCAGCAGCCTAACCCCAGTTTCACCGAGGTTTCGAACTTCATCACGCAATATCCCGGCCTCCCCGACCAGGAGAGCCTGCAGGAAAAGGCCGAGGGACGGCTCGACGGCGAATATGTCGATGCGGCGCGGCTGGTGACGTTTTTCGACACGCATCCGCCACTGACGGGACAGGGCCAGGCGCAATATGCGCTAGCCTTGCGCGCGATGGGGCGCCCGCAGGCCATCGATGCGGCACGCCGCGCGTGGCGCGCGGGCGCGATGTCGCCCACGGCGGAGGCTTCGCTGTCCGCGATGTTCGGCGGGGCCTTCACCATGGCCGATCACGTCGCGCGCGTGGACGAGCTGCTCTGGCAGAACGAGGGTGAGGCCGCCGCGCGCCAGATGCGCTATATCACCGGCCCGGAACGCAGCTTGATGATGGCGCGGCTTGCCGCGGCGCAAGGCAGCGATCCGACCGCCCTTGGCCTGCAGGTGCCTGCCGCGGCGGCGGGCGATGCGGGCTGGATCTTCAACCGAGCCCGCCAGCTGCGGACCTCGGGCCAGCAGGCGGCGGCGCGGTCGTTCATCGTGAATTCGCCTGCGCTTTCCCAGCTTCCCGGCGATCCGCTGCTGTTCGTGCGCGAGATGCGATACCAGGCCGATTCCGCGCTTGAGAGCGGTGACATCGGCAGCGCGGTCCGCATCGCGCAGCGCGCCGACGCGGCATTCGCGCCGGGCACCGACGTGTCCAAACTGTCCGGCCCGATCCGCGACGAGTACGAGAAGCTGTTCTACAATGTCGGCGATGCGGCGATGCGGCGCGGCGACAATGCCAGCGCGGCGCGCATGTTCGCCACCTATGGCGCGTCGCAGCTGACCGCGCCTGCCCGCACCAAGGGCTTTTACTTCGCCGGGGTTGCCGCGCAAAAGGCCGGCATGGCCGATTTCTCGCGCGCCGAGTTCGAGAAGGCCGCCGCCTATCCCGACCAGTTCTATGGCCAGATGGCGCTCGAAAGACTGGGCCGTCCGCTGAAGATCCCGGCAGGCAGGCTCGGCTCTCCCACTGCCGAGCAGCGGGCCGAGTTCCAGCGCCGCCCACTGGTGCAAGCCGTGCGCGAGGTCGGGCGCACCGGTGACTGGCGCACCGGCGTCGCCTTCTTCAAGGAACTTGGCCGCCAGGCCGAAACGCCCGAGGAATATGCACTGATCGCCGAGCTGGCGTATGAGACCGGGCGCCGCGACCTGGCCGTCATCGCCGGGCGCGAGGCTTCGACCAAGCAGGTATATGGCTTCTCGCCCTATGGCTTCCCCCGGATCGACGTTCCGGCGGGCGGCGACTGGACGATGATCCACGCGATCGCGCGGCAGGAAAGCCAGTTCGCCACCGATGCGGTCAGCCACGCGGGTGCGCGCGGGTTGATGCAGCTGATGCCCGGCACTGCGCAGGAACAAGCGGGCAAGATGTATCTGAGCTATAATTCGGGATCGCTGATCTCGGATCCGCAGTACAATATCCGGCTCGGCTCCGGCTATTTCTCGCGCATGATGGACGTGTTCGGCGGATCCTATCCGCTGGCTATCGCGGCATATAACGCGGGACCGGGCAATGTCGGCAAATGGCTGCGCGCCAATGGCGATCCGCGCACCGGCCAGATCGGCTGGGTCGAATGGATCGAGGCGATCCCGTTCAGCGAGACCCGCCGCTATGTCGCGCGCGTGCTGGAGAATGCCGCCTATTACGACGCGCTCTATCCCGATGCGGGCAAGCGCAGCGGCGATTATCCGCTGAGCTATTACATGGGCAAGCAGCCGGGTCGCTGA
- a CDS encoding SDR family oxidoreductase produces the protein MTKPAVLITGAARRLGACMARRFSEDGWHVVIHYRGSADAAKALAASLPSAETVQADLSDDGAAEAMIGQLAARLSDWRALVNSASVFEHDDAARVDPAIFTRAMRTNAAGPVLLAQAFLAKAQAPGGRRVVNVLDQKLWNPNPDFFSYSMSKAALGMATRMLAMAHDGGDDRIYGLAPGAMLPSHDQQADEHQTSGRMNLLQRLTQPEELADAAVFLAEGHLASGETICVDSGQHLLSQPRDVLFMARGESDARG, from the coding sequence ATGACCAAACCTGCCGTCCTGATTACCGGAGCCGCCAGGCGCCTGGGCGCCTGCATGGCCCGGCGCTTTTCCGAAGACGGCTGGCATGTCGTGATCCATTATCGCGGTTCCGCCGACGCGGCCAAGGCGCTGGCCGCATCCCTGCCCAGCGCCGAGACTGTCCAGGCCGACCTGTCGGATGACGGCGCGGCGGAAGCGATGATCGGCCAGTTGGCCGCGCGGCTTTCCGACTGGCGCGCCTTGGTGAACAGCGCCTCGGTTTTCGAACATGACGATGCGGCGCGCGTCGATCCCGCGATCTTCACACGCGCGATGCGGACCAATGCGGCCGGTCCGGTGCTGCTGGCGCAGGCCTTTCTGGCAAAGGCGCAGGCACCGGGCGGGCGGCGCGTGGTCAATGTGCTGGACCAGAAATTGTGGAACCCCAATCCCGACTTCTTCTCCTATTCAATGTCCAAGGCCGCGCTGGGCATGGCGACGCGCATGCTGGCAATGGCGCATGACGGCGGGGACGACCGGATATACGGCCTGGCGCCGGGCGCGATGCTGCCCAGCCACGACCAGCAGGCGGACGAGCACCAGACCAGCGGCCGCATGAACCTGCTGCAACGGCTGACCCAGCCCGAGGAACTGGCCGACGCGGCGGTTTTCCTGGCCGAAGGACATCTGGCCAGCGGAGAGACGATCTGCGTCGATTCGGGCCAGCACCTGCTGTCGCAGCCGCGCGACGTGCTGTTCATGGCCCGCGGCGAAAGCGATGCCCGCGGCTGA
- a CDS encoding glycine zipper 2TM domain-containing protein: MRMALIGTVLAAAVAIPAAPAAADPPPWAPAYGKRAKDRHYHEPRRMNSGDRYWRGDDGRYHCKRDDGTTGLIIGAAGGALLGREIDGGRDRTTGTVLGAAAGALIGRAIDRGDARCR; encoded by the coding sequence ATGAGAATGGCCTTGATCGGAACCGTACTGGCCGCCGCTGTGGCGATCCCGGCTGCTCCTGCCGCTGCCGACCCGCCGCCGTGGGCACCTGCCTATGGCAAGCGCGCCAAGGACCGCCATTATCACGAACCGCGCCGCATGAACTCGGGTGATCGGTACTGGCGCGGGGACGATGGCCGCTATCACTGCAAGCGCGACGACGGCACCACCGGGCTGATCATCGGTGCCGCCGGCGGTGCCCTGCTGGGGCGTGAGATCGACGGCGGGCGCGACCGCACCACCGGCACCGTGCTCGGTGCTGCCGCGGGCGCGCTGATCGGCCGCGCGATCGATCGCGGCGACGCACGCTGCCGCTGA
- the rlmN gene encoding 23S rRNA (adenine(2503)-C(2))-methyltransferase RlmN gives MTVVPANMPIPGHIDPVPVPRPITAREDGRLDLLGLPRKQIADLFEDAGLDKKQARLRAKQVWHWIYHRGVSEFEAMTDIAKTMRPWLAERFVIARPEIVEAQHSSDGTRKWLLRTADNHDYEMVFIPDADRGTLCVSSQVGCTLNCRFCHTGTMRLVRNLTPGEIVGQVMLARDALGEWPRGNEPARRMDDLGDESESDYTADGRLLTNIVMMGMGEPLYNFDNVRDALSIVMDGEGLALSKRRITLSTSGVVPMMERCGQEIGVNLAVSLHAVSKDVRDEIVPINRKYGIEELLQACADYPGASNARRITFEYVMLKDRNDSDEDARELVRLLRKYDLPAKVNLIPFNPWPGAPYECSTPERIRAFSNIVFEGGISAPVRTPRGRDIDAACGQLKTAAEKKSRAELDRIEAEKQAALG, from the coding sequence ATGACAGTAGTGCCAGCCAACATGCCCATCCCGGGCCATATCGACCCCGTGCCCGTCCCCCGCCCGATCACCGCGCGCGAGGATGGCCGCCTCGACCTGCTCGGCCTGCCCAGGAAGCAGATCGCCGATCTGTTCGAGGATGCGGGCCTGGACAAGAAGCAGGCCAGGCTGCGCGCCAAGCAGGTCTGGCACTGGATCTATCACCGCGGTGTGTCCGAGTTCGAGGCGATGACCGACATCGCCAAGACCATGCGCCCGTGGCTGGCGGAACGCTTCGTCATCGCCCGGCCCGAAATCGTGGAGGCCCAGCATTCCAGCGACGGCACCCGCAAATGGCTGCTGCGCACCGCCGACAACCATGACTACGAAATGGTGTTCATCCCCGACGCGGATCGCGGCACGCTATGCGTGTCGAGCCAGGTGGGGTGCACGCTGAATTGCCGGTTCTGCCATACCGGGACGATGCGGCTGGTCCGCAACCTGACGCCGGGCGAGATCGTGGGACAGGTGATGCTGGCGCGCGATGCCCTGGGCGAATGGCCCCGCGGAAACGAACCTGCGCGGCGCATGGATGACCTGGGGGACGAGAGCGAGAGCGACTATACGGCCGACGGGCGGCTGCTGACCAATATCGTCATGATGGGCATGGGCGAGCCGCTGTATAATTTCGACAATGTGCGCGACGCGCTGTCCATCGTGATGGACGGCGAAGGACTTGCGCTGTCCAAGCGGCGCATCACCCTGTCGACCAGCGGCGTCGTCCCGATGATGGAGCGCTGCGGGCAGGAGATCGGCGTCAACCTGGCCGTGTCGCTGCACGCGGTCAGCAAGGACGTGCGCGACGAGATCGTGCCGATCAACCGGAAATACGGGATCGAGGAATTGCTGCAGGCCTGCGCCGACTATCCCGGCGCGTCGAATGCGCGGCGCATCACCTTCGAATATGTGATGCTGAAGGACCGGAACGACAGCGACGAGGATGCGCGCGAGCTTGTCCGACTTCTGCGAAAGTATGACCTGCCCGCAAAGGTGAACCTGATCCCGTTCAACCCCTGGCCCGGCGCACCCTATGAATGTTCGACGCCCGAACGGATCCGCGCCTTTTCGAACATCGTGTTCGAGGGCGGCATCAGCGCCCCCGTCCGCACCCCGCGCGGGCGCGATATCGACGCGGCCTGCGGGCAGCTGAAGACGGCGGCGGAAAAGAAGAGCCGCGCCGAACTCGACCGCATCGAGGCCGAGAAACAGGCGGCACTGGGGTGA
- a CDS encoding outer membrane protein, which yields MKKLISMAAAGTAAAAVAMPAHAQMNDYDFSGPRVEAIIGYDITTAGSDSDNDINDQDDESIDGLLYGVGLGYDIDMGSTVLGVEGEYTDSTAKTEFSDGRDFEGFGLGRVDTGRDLYIGARAGYKVQPDLLAYVKAGYTNARFNVLARDGESELKDNIDTDGYRLGAGLEYAMSPNSFAKFEYRYSKYGEAEFDYGNDIESDRFDIDTDRHQIVGSVGYRF from the coding sequence ATGAAAAAGCTGATTTCCATGGCCGCCGCAGGGACCGCTGCCGCCGCCGTCGCCATGCCGGCCCACGCGCAGATGAACGACTACGACTTCTCGGGTCCGCGCGTCGAGGCGATCATTGGCTACGACATCACCACCGCCGGGTCGGATTCCGACAACGACATCAACGACCAGGACGATGAAAGCATCGACGGCCTGCTCTATGGTGTCGGCCTTGGCTACGACATCGACATGGGCAGCACCGTGCTGGGCGTCGAGGGCGAGTATACCGATTCGACCGCGAAGACCGAATTCAGCGACGGCCGCGATTTCGAAGGCTTCGGCCTTGGCCGCGTCGACACTGGCCGCGACCTCTACATCGGCGCGCGCGCCGGCTACAAGGTCCAGCCCGACCTGCTCGCCTATGTGAAGGCGGGTTACACCAACGCGCGCTTCAACGTGCTGGCGCGCGACGGCGAAAGCGAGCTGAAGGACAATATCGACACCGATGGCTATCGCCTTGGTGCCGGCCTTGAATATGCGATGTCGCCGAACAGCTTCGCCAAGTTCGAATATCGCTATTCGAAATATGGTGAGGCCGAGTTCGACTACGGCAACGATATCGAAAGCGACCGCTTCGACATCGACACCGATCGTCACCAGATCGTCGGCTCGGTCGGCTATCGCTTCTAG